A single window of Nematostella vectensis chromosome 4, jaNemVect1.1, whole genome shotgun sequence DNA harbors:
- the LOC5519574 gene encoding uncharacterized WD repeat-containing protein all2124 produces the protein MPCLCKKKASDDAYELEPAIPHASDSEEQHNLENLDRAEKRPHNDFNLYLTMGQAGSSASQFDERVLFTLEGHKKAILNVEVGPDGKTLATCSADCTVGLWNITTGELLRTLVGHEKPVTNCAFMWGPSLKTPILATSSEDGDVILWHYDSGKRAARLAVHCKAVTDCVFAKDGRALATSSLDGTICHYRIKPGAGEFVPGQETRTLRGHQGAVNVVAFSLDNRYIFSGSDDKSIRIWSRESSKCENTLTDSLGGEVRCLRFAPHGESLVVLAGDALSVWEMEGVNTTQWRIKNVLDTQQVKRLKMVCFIPDGMYFVGCSSDNSVTVWDSSGYNKRAKTSQTPHQEGILSCCFDPYGKHFITGDGTGITRIWV, from the exons ATGCCTTGCTTATGTAAGAAGAAAGCATCCGACGATGCGTATGAGTTGGAGCCTGCAATCCCACACGCAAGCGACAGCGAAGAACAACACAATTTAGAAAATTTGGACCGTGCCG AAAAACGACCTCACAACGACTTTAACCTTTACTTAACAATGGGTCAAGCGGGCAGTTCGGCTTCGCAGTTCGACGAACGAGTTCTATTTACATTAGAAGGACACAAAAAAGCGATTCTAAATGTTGAAGTTGGACCGGATGGTAAAACCTTAGCGACATGTTCTGCAGATTGCACAGTTGGCTTATGGAATATTACGACTGGGGAATTGTTACGGACTCTGGTGGGACACGAGAAACCAGTTACTAATTGTGCCTTCATGTGGGGACCGAGTCTGAAGACCCCTATTCTAGCCACGTCTTCGGAAGATGGCGATGTAATCTTGTGGCATTATGACAGTGGCAAGCGCGCTGCCCGTCTCG CGGTGCACTGCAAAGCTGTAACTGATTGCGTTTTCGCGAAGGACGGACGCGCACTTGCCACGAGTTCTTTGGATGGCACCATTTGCCACTACCGCATCAAGCCTGGCGCGGGAGAATTCGTCCCAGGCCAAGAAACCCGCACCTTGCGCGGCCACCAGGGAGCCGTAAATGTGGTGGCCTTCTCGTTAGACAATCGTTACATCTTTTCCGGCTCAGACGATAAGTCTATTAGGATCTGGTCGCGAGAGAGTAGTAAATGCGAGAATACTTTGACAGATTCTCTTGGCGGTGAGGTGAGGTGCCTAAGGTTCGCCCCACATGGCGAAAGCTTGGTGGTGTTAGCCGGCGATGCTCTCTCTGTCTGGGAGATGGAAGGGGTGAATACCACTCAATGGCGGATTAAGAATGTGCTGGATACCCAGCAGGTTAAACGCCTCAAG ATGGTGTGCTTCATTCCGGACGGCATGTATTTCGTGGGATGTTCCTCTGATAACAGCGTCACGGTCTGGGACAGCAGTGGATACAACAAGCGCGCCAAGACATC GCAAACCCCTCACCAGGAAGGCATCCTGTCTTGCTGCTTTGATCCCTATGGCAAACACTTCATAACCGGCGACGGCACAGGCATCACGCGAATCTGGGTGTGA
- the LOC5519566 gene encoding probable iron/ascorbate oxidoreductase DDB_G0283291 — MKIPVIDISALVEGKEDEIPMLVDELGKACEQLGLFYITGHTIGDELIEKLSDVQSKFFALPSDVKESLGIMKSKAYRGYVKPGSDVTDNLADVKEGIYFGHEFDDETGGVMQGKNQYPPRDILPEAKEIVTEYMSKMDNLGKHLVSGLALWVFQDFFDEMFSTLFPLFAFWHYPGQDEEAAKDWGIGPHTDYGFMTLLLQDNVGGLQAKDKDGLWCDVPPKPGTLTVMIGDVVEIWSRGRYQATWHRVKNTAAVSKMSVPYHQPSASCVIEPLHGVEAVSKEVYKPKPHTPFVFGDYVHDKFQKS, encoded by the exons ATGAAAATACCAGTCATTGATATTTCTGCTCTCGTAGAAG GGAAAGAAGACGAGATCCCGATGCTTGTTGATGAGCTGGGCAAAGCTTGTGAACAGCTTGGTTTATTCTACATTACTGGTCATACTATCGGAGATGAGTTGATAGAGAAGCTGTCTGACGTACAATCCAAATTCTTTGCGCTGCCTTCGGACGTCAAGGAAAGTCTGGGTATTATGAAGAGTAAGGCTTACAGGGGATACGTTAAGCCAG GAAGTGACGTCACCGACAATCTAGCGGATGTAAAGGAGGGGATCTACTTCGGTCACGAGTTTGACGATGAGACAGGAGGGGTCATGCAAGGAAAAAACCAGTACCCCCCACGAGACATTCTTCCGGAAGCGAAAGAGATCGTCACCGAATACATGAGCAAAATGGACAATCTTGG CAAACACCTTGTGAGTGGACTGGCACTCTGGGTTTTCCAAGACTTTTTTGATGAGATGTTCTCCACGCTATTCCCTTTGTTTGCATTCTGGCACTACCCGGGTCAAGATGAGGAGGCCGCCAAGGACTGGGGCATAGGGCCTCACACAGACTATGGGTTTATGACCCTCCTCCTGCAAGATAATGTCGGGGGTCTACAAGCCAAGGACAAGGATGGCCTGTGGTGTGATGTCCCTCCAAAGCCAG GCACTCTCACAGTCATGATAGGAGATGTCGTGGAGATCTGGAGCAGAGGTCGTTACCAGGCAACCTGGCATCGGGTGAAGAACACGGCCGCTGTTTCGAAAATGTCTGTACCGTACCATCAGCCAAGTGCTTCCTGTGTCATTGAGCCTCTACATGGTGTCGAGGCCGTCAGTAAGGAGGTCTACAAACCAAAGCCTCACACACCATTCGTATTTGGCGATTACGTACATGACAAGTTTCAGAAGTCGTAA
- the LOC5519575 gene encoding serine/threonine/tyrosine-interacting-like protein 1 — protein sequence MSNSGVILCDSSELYNILNQASQYPRLSDPNYLLLLDTRKRNEYNESHIITSKFAPRNDIGAFTVPYDAELETKIHVVVYDSNTTSTKDKGSPALSCAKLLWEMGSRNQVKVVKGGYEEFSALYPFLRTQKIMYTPRELDTLITYPVEVLPSFLYIGTYKQSQNKAITKDLKVKAHVNVTMEADKELSADSIILGVDDKHVSQVLTIAIEDENKADLLTHLKEAVQFIDDHKTNDGRCVLIFSNLGISRSVTVAIGYLMWSKKISLKDAYSQLRKCRENMQPNRAFIEQLSQWEEQLFGKTITDISEPGY from the exons ATGTCAAACTCTGGGGTTATCCTCTGCGATTCATCCGAATTGTATAATATTCTGAATCAG GCATCGCAGTATCCAAGACTTAGCGACCCAAACTATCTACTGCTTCTAG atacaagaaaaagaaatgaataCAATGAAAGTCACATCATCACGTCTAAATTTGCTCCTAGG AATGACATAGGAGCTTTTACTGTTCCCTACGATGCAGAACTGGAAACCAAGATTCATGTTGTGGTGTATGACAGTAACACCACTTCAACTAAGGATAAGG GAAGTCCAGCCCTCTCCTGCGCCAAGCTTTTGTGGGAGATGGGGAGTAGAAACCAAGTAAAAGTTGTTAAAG GTGGCTATGAGGAATTTTCTGCACTTTACCCTTTCTTAAGGACACAAAAAATTATGTACACTCCAAGG GAGCTGGATACTCTTATTACATACCCCGTGGAAGTGTTGCCAAGTTTCTTGTATATCGGCACCTACAAGCAATCTCAGAACAAAGCTATCACCAAGGACTTAAAGGTCAAGGCCCATGTTAATGTAACCATGGAAGCAGATAAAGA GCTTTCAGCAGACTCCATCATACTTGGAGTGGATGACAAGCATGTCAGTCAAGTGTTAACTATTGCAATTGAAGACGAAAACAAAGCTGATTTACTCACCCATTTGAAGGAGGCTGTGCAGTTTATCG ATGACCACAAAACTAATGATGGTCGCTGTGTTTTAATTTTCTCAAACCTCGGGATCAGCAGAAGCGTAACTGTTGCCATCGGGTATTTAATGTGGAGCAAAAAGATATCCCTCAAG GATGCGTACAGCCAGTTGCGCAAGTGTCGCGAAAACATGCAGCCGAATCGAGCCTTTATCGAGCAGCTGTCTCAGTGGGAGGAGCAACTATTCGGCAAGACTATAACTGATATTTCTGAACCCGGCTACTAG